The segment AATAACTAATGTTTGctgtctgcatttatttattacaggtGAAAAAACTAAGTGCATTAGGCTATGTCCCAATTCTATTTTTCGCAAAGAAAGATAAGGCCTCTGGAAAGTGGGTGTCTGATGTGGTGACCCATCTGCTACCCACTGAGGACAACCTAAAAATTGTGGCCACCATGAGAAAGGCCTACAATTTTGTATTGATCAAAGAAGGTAGGATTTGTGTAATTTAAGtcatgcctgtttttttttatgatggTGAAATATTGAAAATTAACATACTCATGCAATATTGTAGGGAACTCCACGACGACATTGCCCGATCCACACCCTCAGGCCCAGCCCGATCCACACCCTCAGGCCCTGCCCGATCCACACCCTGAGGCCCTGCCCGATCCACACCCTCAGGCCCTGCTCGATCCACACCCTCAGGCCCTGCTCGATCCACACCCTCAGGCCCTGCTCGATCCACACCCTCAGGCCCTGCCCGATCCACACCCTCAGGCCCTGCTCGATCCACACCCTCAGGCCCAGCCCGATCCACACCCTCAGGCCCTGCCCGATCCACACCCTGAGGCCCTGCCCGATCCACACCCTGAGGCCCAGCCCGATCCACACCCTGAGGCCCTGCCCGATCCACACCTTCAGGCCCAGGAAAAGgagacattttat is part of the Micropterus dolomieu isolate WLL.071019.BEF.003 ecotype Adirondacks unplaced genomic scaffold, ASM2129224v1 contig_9223, whole genome shotgun sequence genome and harbors:
- the LOC123965327 gene encoding protein TsetseEP-like isoform X2 codes for the protein MFAVCIYLLQVKKLSALGYVPILFFAKKDKASGKWVSDVVTHLLPTEDNLKIVATMRKAYNFVLIKEGNSTTTLPDPHPQAQPDPHPQALPDPHPEALPDPHPQALLDPHPQALLDPHPQALLDPHPQALPDPHPQALLDPHPQAQPDPHPQALPDPHPEALPDPHPEAQEKETFYILDLHPVSLPVKEQPPPPQKRKCKLTVVLAHYV
- the LOC123965327 gene encoding protein TsetseEP-like isoform X1, with amino-acid sequence MFAVCIYLLQVKKLSALGYVPILFFAKKDKASGKWVSDVVTHLLPTEDNLKIVATMRKAYNFVLIKEGNSTTTLPDPHPQAQPDPHPQALPDPHPEALPDPHPQALLDPHPQALLDPHPQALLDPHPQALPDPHPQALLDPHPQAQPDPHPQALPDPHPEALPDPHPEAQPDPHPEALPDPHLQAQEKETFYILDLHPVSLPVKEQPPPPQKRKCKLTVVLAHYV